One window from the genome of Anopheles merus strain MAF chromosome 3R, AmerM5.1, whole genome shotgun sequence encodes:
- the LOC121597116 gene encoding stress-activated map kinase-interacting protein 1-like isoform X2, with the protein MATYNNAHWLLSHIRNSFISTDDTGVSETVMVMEDIPLQLAKRFRESQARVAETTNQPQSQPETTAPDEDSDGPGIDPIKQQMQARFGVDYEYFFSYPGLDDTDEEDADTLSQSYEIQMDQESGFHRQRSNTAQKLEKLEIARRKASQIRSVKLDDSSVLQPEEEEDEISLLFSRRVSLPSESPRKRLSSTLSEQLSTLPALPQNQFLEYAKFDGTGHIEVPVRTFKVFVPALPEEQRAFPLPVCVLATAKIQEFIGLICYKCTIANPAVELRPVRHYGLYMTEEDGELDLDFPPLDVNEPCSKFRFTHLVMAERRLSSSASHQPLPTTSSGQSLRFEAFSTERSTSLTTPTSATAPNATTTAPLTKPIKQQPEQAGGTGSSTQKSEPPESMTTSQRISNQQKEDLDRIKGHTSKIEAPLYRTFQVQILHKSRLKTEVQLGISGDRFEIDPIPNNPGKFWNRQKPACHTMDSVAACTIVERKHSKAVLRLVYCTGNVVSGEADGPVSFKHYDIEATPDAAEQIVEKVNNILEVRLSPIRREYMRRRGKLKPPSSA; encoded by the coding sequence ATGGCGACGTACAACAATGCCCACTGGTTGCTGTCGCACATCCGGAACTCCTTCATCTCCACCGACGATACGGGCGTCAGCGAaacggtgatggtgatggaggACATCCCGCTGCAGCTGGCGAAACGGTTTCGGGAATCGCAAGCACGCGTGGCGGAAACGACAAACCAACCCCAGTCCCAGCCAGAAACGACCGCGCCAGATGAAGACAGCGATGGGCCCGGCATCGATCCAATCAAGCAACAAATGCAGGCCCGGTTCGGAGTGGATTATGAGTACTTCTTTTCCTACCCCGGGCTGGACGATACGGATGAGGAGGATGCCGACACACTGTCCCAATCGTACGAAATACAGATGGACCAGGAGAGTGGGTTTCACCGGCAGCGATCGAACACGGCCCAGAAGCTGGAAAAGCTCGAAATTGCACGACGCAAAGCGTCACAGATACGAAGTGTAAAGCTGGACGACAGCTCCGTGCTGCAGccggaagaggaggaggatgaaATCAGCCTATTGTTTAGCCGGCGGGTCTCGCTGCCAAGCGAATCGCCACGAAAGCGACTAAGCTCGACGCTCAGCGAACAGTTGAGCACGTTGCCCGCGCTGCCGCAGAACCAATTTCTCGAGTACGCCAAGTTCGACGGCACGGGCCACATCGAGGTGCCGGTGCGCACGTTCAAAGTATTCGTTCCCGCTCTTCCGGAAGAGCAGCGTGCCTTTCCGTTGCCGGTCTGCGTACTAGCCACTGCCAAGATACAGGAGTTTATAGGGCTGATTTGCTACAAGTGTACGATCGCGAACCCGGCCGTAGAGTTGCGCCCCGTACGTCACTACGGCCTGTACATGACGGAGGAAGACGGTGAGCTGGATTTGGATTTCCCGCCGCTAGATGTGAACGAACCGTGCTCGAAGTTTCGTTTCACGCATCTCGTTATGGCCGAACGGCGGCTGTCGAGCAGTGCAAGCCATCAGCCGCTGCCCACCACCTCTAGCGGACAGTCGCTTCGATTTGAAGCATTTAGTACGGAGCGCAGCACGAGTCTAACTACTCCCACCTCGGCCACGGCCCCGAACGCCACCACAACGGCACCGTTAACGAAACCgatcaagcaacagccggaacAGGCAGGTGGAACCGGTTCGAGTACACAGAAATCGGAACCACCCGAATCGATGACCACTTCGCAGCGCATTAGCAACCAGCAGAAAGAAGATCTTGATCGGATCAAAGGGCACACGTCTAAAATTGAGGCCCCCCTCTACCGTACGTTTCAGGTGCAAATCCTCCACAAATCACGCCTCAAGACCGAGGTGCAGCTGGGCATCTCGGGCGATCGGTTCGAAATTGATCCCATACCGAACAATCCGGGCAAGTTCTGGAACCGCCAAAAGCCGGCCTGCCACACGATGGACTCCGTAGCCGCCTGTACCATCGTGGAGCGGAAACACTCGAAGGCGGTGCTGCGGTTGGTGTACTGTACCGGCAATGTCGTGAGCGGTGAGGCCGACGGACCGGTAAGTTTTAAGCACTACGATATCGAAGCGACGCCCGATGCGGCCGAACAGATCGTGGAGAAGGTGAACAACATTCTCGAGGTTCGGCTGAGCCCGATCCGGCGCGAGTACATGCGAAGGCGGGGCAAATTAAAACCACCCTCCAGTGCGTAG
- the LOC121597116 gene encoding stress-activated map kinase-interacting protein 1-like isoform X1, translating to MLDRAVPTSAKVVSGMATYNNAHWLLSHIRNSFISTDDTGVSETVMVMEDIPLQLAKRFRESQARVAETTNQPQSQPETTAPDEDSDGPGIDPIKQQMQARFGVDYEYFFSYPGLDDTDEEDADTLSQSYEIQMDQESGFHRQRSNTAQKLEKLEIARRKASQIRSVKLDDSSVLQPEEEEDEISLLFSRRVSLPSESPRKRLSSTLSEQLSTLPALPQNQFLEYAKFDGTGHIEVPVRTFKVFVPALPEEQRAFPLPVCVLATAKIQEFIGLICYKCTIANPAVELRPVRHYGLYMTEEDGELDLDFPPLDVNEPCSKFRFTHLVMAERRLSSSASHQPLPTTSSGQSLRFEAFSTERSTSLTTPTSATAPNATTTAPLTKPIKQQPEQAGGTGSSTQKSEPPESMTTSQRISNQQKEDLDRIKGHTSKIEAPLYRTFQVQILHKSRLKTEVQLGISGDRFEIDPIPNNPGKFWNRQKPACHTMDSVAACTIVERKHSKAVLRLVYCTGNVVSGEADGPVSFKHYDIEATPDAAEQIVEKVNNILEVRLSPIRREYMRRRGKLKPPSSA from the exons ATGTTGGATCGTGCAGTTCCTACCAGTGCGAAAGTTGTTTCTGG CATGGCGACGTACAACAATGCCCACTGGTTGCTGTCGCACATCCGGAACTCCTTCATCTCCACCGACGATACGGGCGTCAGCGAaacggtgatggtgatggaggACATCCCGCTGCAGCTGGCGAAACGGTTTCGGGAATCGCAAGCACGCGTGGCGGAAACGACAAACCAACCCCAGTCCCAGCCAGAAACGACCGCGCCAGATGAAGACAGCGATGGGCCCGGCATCGATCCAATCAAGCAACAAATGCAGGCCCGGTTCGGAGTGGATTATGAGTACTTCTTTTCCTACCCCGGGCTGGACGATACGGATGAGGAGGATGCCGACACACTGTCCCAATCGTACGAAATACAGATGGACCAGGAGAGTGGGTTTCACCGGCAGCGATCGAACACGGCCCAGAAGCTGGAAAAGCTCGAAATTGCACGACGCAAAGCGTCACAGATACGAAGTGTAAAGCTGGACGACAGCTCCGTGCTGCAGccggaagaggaggaggatgaaATCAGCCTATTGTTTAGCCGGCGGGTCTCGCTGCCAAGCGAATCGCCACGAAAGCGACTAAGCTCGACGCTCAGCGAACAGTTGAGCACGTTGCCCGCGCTGCCGCAGAACCAATTTCTCGAGTACGCCAAGTTCGACGGCACGGGCCACATCGAGGTGCCGGTGCGCACGTTCAAAGTATTCGTTCCCGCTCTTCCGGAAGAGCAGCGTGCCTTTCCGTTGCCGGTCTGCGTACTAGCCACTGCCAAGATACAGGAGTTTATAGGGCTGATTTGCTACAAGTGTACGATCGCGAACCCGGCCGTAGAGTTGCGCCCCGTACGTCACTACGGCCTGTACATGACGGAGGAAGACGGTGAGCTGGATTTGGATTTCCCGCCGCTAGATGTGAACGAACCGTGCTCGAAGTTTCGTTTCACGCATCTCGTTATGGCCGAACGGCGGCTGTCGAGCAGTGCAAGCCATCAGCCGCTGCCCACCACCTCTAGCGGACAGTCGCTTCGATTTGAAGCATTTAGTACGGAGCGCAGCACGAGTCTAACTACTCCCACCTCGGCCACGGCCCCGAACGCCACCACAACGGCACCGTTAACGAAACCgatcaagcaacagccggaacAGGCAGGTGGAACCGGTTCGAGTACACAGAAATCGGAACCACCCGAATCGATGACCACTTCGCAGCGCATTAGCAACCAGCAGAAAGAAGATCTTGATCGGATCAAAGGGCACACGTCTAAAATTGAGGCCCCCCTCTACCGTACGTTTCAGGTGCAAATCCTCCACAAATCACGCCTCAAGACCGAGGTGCAGCTGGGCATCTCGGGCGATCGGTTCGAAATTGATCCCATACCGAACAATCCGGGCAAGTTCTGGAACCGCCAAAAGCCGGCCTGCCACACGATGGACTCCGTAGCCGCCTGTACCATCGTGGAGCGGAAACACTCGAAGGCGGTGCTGCGGTTGGTGTACTGTACCGGCAATGTCGTGAGCGGTGAGGCCGACGGACCGGTAAGTTTTAAGCACTACGATATCGAAGCGACGCCCGATGCGGCCGAACAGATCGTGGAGAAGGTGAACAACATTCTCGAGGTTCGGCTGAGCCCGATCCGGCGCGAGTACATGCGAAGGCGGGGCAAATTAAAACCACCCTCCAGTGCGTAG